The sequence AAAATATTTAAAACGTAAATTTGATGCTGATCCATACTTGGAACGGGTTTATTTGACTGGGGAAATTTCTAATTTTCGCCTGCGCCCTAATGCTCATCAGTATTTTAGTTTAAAAGATGATGGGGCGAAGATTTCCGCAATCATGTTTAAATCGGCGTTTCAGAAGCTGAAATTTCAACCAAAAGAAGGGATGAAAGTTCTTTTAGTTGGTCGTATTTCATTGTATGAGAGCGGCGGATCTTACCAAATTTATGTAGAGCATATGGAACCTGATGGCGTTGGAGCTTTATATCAAGCTTTAGCGGAATTACGTGAGAAATTAGGTAAAGAAGGTTTGTTTGAAGGACCAAAAAAAAGGTTGCCGAGATATCCTAAACGAATTGCGGTTGTTACAAGTCCAAGTGGTGCGGTTATCCGAGACATCATTACAACAGTCAAACGAAGATATCCGATTGCACAGCTTGTGTTATTCCCCACGTTAGTCCAAGGAGATCAAGCTGCTGACGATATTGTCCGCAATATTCAGCGCATTGAAGAATTAGGAACTTTTGACACAATGATCATTGGTCGTGGTGGCGGTTCAATCGAGGATTTGTGGCCGTTTAATGAAGAACAAGTGGCAAGAGCGATTTATCAGGCAAATACCCCAGTTATTTCGTCTGTGGGACATGAGACAGATGTAACGATTGCCGATATGGTAGCGGACGTTAGAGCAGCAACACCAACTGCCGCAGCAGAATTGGCCGTTCCTGTACTGAATGAAGAACTACTAAAAGTTAAAGATCGCCAAACGCGCTTAGAGCAAAGTTTTCTCTATCAATTACAACAAAAAAATGAACGATATCAACGTTTAAGAAATTCATATGTATTTAAGCAGCCAGACCGTTTATATGAAGGACAAACAATTAAATTAGATCGAATCACACAACGCTTGATTCAATCGATGGAAACTGTTTATCACCAAAAACAACGGACAGCCCAAGAAATTATTGCCCAGTTTAGACAACAAACACCCCAAGGACAAATCAGAGAAGGACAGCAGCAACTCAAGTATTTGAACCAATCGCTTCATGATCGTATGGAACAATACATGAAAGATAAAGAAAAACAATTTACTTCTGCTGTCCAACAACTGGATTTATTAAGTCCGTTAAAAATTATGGGC is a genomic window of Enterococcus haemoperoxidus ATCC BAA-382 containing:
- the xseA gene encoding exodeoxyribonuclease VII large subunit, yielding MEQQYLTVTALTKYLKRKFDADPYLERVYLTGEISNFRLRPNAHQYFSLKDDGAKISAIMFKSAFQKLKFQPKEGMKVLLVGRISLYESGGSYQIYVEHMEPDGVGALYQALAELREKLGKEGLFEGPKKRLPRYPKRIAVVTSPSGAVIRDIITTVKRRYPIAQLVLFPTLVQGDQAADDIVRNIQRIEELGTFDTMIIGRGGGSIEDLWPFNEEQVARAIYQANTPVISSVGHETDVTIADMVADVRAATPTAAAELAVPVLNEELLKVKDRQTRLEQSFLYQLQQKNERYQRLRNSYVFKQPDRLYEGQTIKLDRITQRLIQSMETVYHQKQRTAQEIIAQFRQQTPQGQIREGQQQLKYLNQSLHDRMEQYMKDKEKQFTSAVQQLDLLSPLKIMGRGYSYTTKEQQVIKSVNELQPKEKIQIHYVDGIVDTVIEKITPAEEE